The proteins below come from a single Asanoa ferruginea genomic window:
- a CDS encoding ethanolamine ammonia lyase-activating protein, whose amino-acid sequence MAEKDATVSDELASKFKTEKSSPYVRWVAAEGLDIIGAHWVPDLNEVELKPWARRGGRGVYINHEASRTSNDCYVCEIPTGGELNPQRQLFEEMILILSGNGSTSVWNDAGQKVTFEWGPGSMFAIPLNTWHQHFNGSGSAVARFVSSTNAPPIVNLYDDAEFVFNTPYDFTAKFAGEPDYFADKDEVDGLLLKTNFVADAVNLQLISAKERGAGGGHIRFSMARGSMNSHISQFPTATYKKGHRHGPGAHVIILSGEGFSLMWPEGEEPHRYDWQPGSLIVPPNMWYHQHFNTGTEPARYLAFKHEGVSIRNAQGVPKAWISQRIGGDQIDYVDEAPVVRDTFAAALAKNGLVPQMDSAYEAELPDLPPKS is encoded by the coding sequence GTGGCCGAAAAAGATGCCACCGTCTCCGACGAACTGGCAAGCAAGTTCAAGACCGAGAAGTCCTCGCCTTACGTACGCTGGGTCGCGGCAGAAGGGCTCGACATCATCGGCGCCCACTGGGTTCCCGACCTCAACGAGGTGGAGCTCAAGCCGTGGGCCCGCCGCGGCGGGCGCGGGGTCTACATCAACCACGAGGCGTCGCGCACCTCCAACGACTGCTACGTCTGCGAGATCCCGACCGGCGGCGAGCTCAACCCGCAGCGCCAGCTCTTCGAGGAGATGATCCTCATCCTCTCGGGCAACGGTTCCACCTCGGTGTGGAACGACGCGGGACAGAAGGTCACCTTCGAGTGGGGCCCGGGGTCGATGTTCGCGATCCCGCTCAACACGTGGCACCAGCACTTCAACGGCTCGGGCAGCGCGGTGGCCCGCTTCGTCTCATCGACGAACGCGCCGCCCATCGTCAACCTCTACGACGACGCGGAGTTCGTTTTCAACACCCCTTATGACTTCACGGCGAAGTTCGCCGGCGAGCCGGACTATTTCGCCGACAAGGACGAGGTCGACGGCCTTCTGCTCAAGACCAACTTCGTCGCCGACGCTGTCAACCTCCAGTTGATCTCGGCCAAGGAGCGCGGCGCGGGTGGCGGGCACATCCGTTTCTCGATGGCCCGCGGGTCGATGAACAGCCACATCTCGCAGTTCCCGACCGCGACCTACAAGAAGGGTCACCGGCACGGCCCGGGCGCGCACGTCATCATCCTGTCGGGTGAGGGCTTCAGCCTCATGTGGCCCGAGGGCGAGGAACCGCACCGCTACGACTGGCAGCCCGGCAGCCTGATCGTTCCGCCGAACATGTGGTACCACCAGCACTTCAACACCGGGACGGAGCCCGCTCGCTACCTCGCGTTCAAGCACGAGGGTGTCTCGATCCGCAACGCGCAGGGTGTGCCGAAGGCCTGGATCAGCCAGCGCATCGGCGGCGACCAGATCGACTACGTCGACGAGGCGCCCGTGGTCCGCGATACCTTCGCCGCCGCGCTCGCCAAGAACGGCCTGGTGCCACAGATGGACTCCGCCTACGAGGCCGAGCTGCCCGACCTCCCGCCCAAGTCGTGA
- a CDS encoding TAXI family TRAP transporter solute-binding subunit, translated as MKRDLKWAGSTVGEPWWIIGDITRRLLEPEGYSVEVLTQSAADENPRFVGRGKADFGVVVEQIVGWAVKGEHNFTGEEFVPLRAIARLSRPAWLGVAARHELGFTSMAELAASDYPVRVETHAWDSIGSLLHREYLAYHGLTKEAIEARGGTVRNFGKGGDLRAGDVDLIVANLYLGRTAVTKHWMTASEHLNLRFFDIDDGLLAQYVAEGNGKPGEIPFHFLRGIDRPVKALEREFGLIIYCPADLDEDFVHDLTKLYDTNRGMFFNQSLHMAWDPGRVARTNPPLDLHPGAERYYREVGIL; from the coding sequence GTGAAAAGGGACCTGAAATGGGCAGGCAGCACCGTTGGTGAGCCCTGGTGGATCATCGGCGACATCACGAGGCGCCTGCTCGAGCCGGAGGGTTACTCGGTCGAGGTGCTGACGCAGTCGGCGGCCGACGAGAACCCACGGTTCGTCGGGCGCGGCAAGGCCGACTTCGGTGTCGTCGTGGAACAGATCGTCGGCTGGGCGGTCAAGGGTGAGCACAACTTCACGGGTGAGGAGTTCGTGCCGCTGCGGGCCATCGCGCGGCTGTCCCGGCCCGCGTGGCTCGGTGTGGCCGCGCGCCACGAGCTCGGCTTCACCAGCATGGCCGAACTCGCCGCATCCGATTACCCGGTGCGGGTCGAGACGCACGCCTGGGACTCCATCGGCAGCCTGCTGCACCGCGAGTACCTCGCCTACCACGGCCTGACGAAGGAAGCGATCGAGGCGCGGGGTGGCACGGTCCGCAACTTCGGCAAGGGCGGCGACCTGCGCGCCGGCGACGTCGACCTGATCGTCGCCAACCTCTACCTGGGCCGCACCGCCGTGACGAAGCACTGGATGACCGCTTCCGAGCACCTGAACCTGCGCTTCTTCGACATCGACGACGGACTGCTCGCGCAATACGTCGCCGAGGGCAACGGCAAACCGGGTGAGATTCCGTTCCACTTCCTGCGCGGCATCGACCGCCCGGTCAAGGCGCTGGAGCGGGAGTTCGGGCTCATCATCTACTGCCCGGCGGACCTCGACGAGGACTTCGTCCACGACCTCACGAAGCTCTACGACACCAACCGCGGAATGTTCTTCAACCAATCCCTCCACATGGCATGGGACCCGGGTCGGGTCGCCAGGACGAACCCGCCGCTGGACCTGCATCCCGGTGCGGAGCGCTACTACCGCGAAGTCGGAATCCTCTAA
- a CDS encoding MFS transporter, translated as MSDPSTVATPVTLRSLIPTAFLPSVTFGLSGGAIAPVLVLTAINLGASPGRAAFTVSLLGIGLLVGELPSGWFAQQVGERRAMLYSSTVALAALIAAPLVRSVILLEVAIFVVGMTNATFALARQAYIAQNVPPLLRARAMSSLGGSNRIGSFAGPFAGAAAIALFDLRAAYWVAVAATVITMVVLLVVPDLPGADSGARRAKAQGVAVVTVGLRDIFRSHWRVVATLGWGIFFMTAVRASRQIVLPLWANHLGLNAAQTSLIFGIASAVDMSLFYPAGKIMDRFGRLAIAVPGNALNGIGVMLLPLTQNTLWFVVVAMVLSAGNGLTAGIGMTLGADVAPAEGKVRFLSVWRLMADAGNAFGPVAVSAVTAAAALSLGIVSVGSFGVLAALAFAYWAPKYSPLATLAGVRRHREEAAVEAEAQKQLSGKP; from the coding sequence ATGTCTGATCCCTCGACGGTGGCCACGCCCGTCACGCTCCGTTCGCTCATCCCGACGGCCTTCCTGCCGTCGGTGACCTTCGGGCTCTCCGGCGGGGCGATCGCGCCGGTGCTCGTTCTCACGGCCATCAACCTTGGTGCGAGTCCCGGCCGCGCGGCGTTCACGGTGTCGCTGCTCGGCATCGGGCTGCTCGTCGGCGAACTGCCTTCGGGATGGTTCGCCCAGCAGGTCGGCGAGCGGCGCGCGATGCTCTACAGCTCCACCGTGGCACTCGCCGCCCTCATCGCCGCCCCGCTCGTGCGGTCCGTCATCCTCCTCGAAGTCGCCATCTTCGTCGTCGGAATGACCAACGCGACCTTCGCACTGGCCCGGCAGGCATACATCGCCCAGAACGTGCCGCCGTTGCTGCGAGCCCGGGCCATGTCAAGCCTCGGTGGTTCCAACCGGATCGGCAGCTTCGCCGGCCCGTTCGCCGGTGCGGCGGCCATCGCCCTCTTCGATCTGCGCGCGGCGTACTGGGTCGCTGTCGCCGCGACCGTCATCACCATGGTCGTCCTGTTGGTGGTGCCCGATCTGCCGGGTGCCGATTCGGGTGCTCGGCGGGCGAAGGCACAGGGCGTCGCGGTCGTGACGGTCGGCCTGCGCGACATCTTCCGCAGCCACTGGCGGGTCGTGGCGACGTTGGGCTGGGGAATCTTCTTCATGACGGCGGTGCGGGCCTCACGCCAGATCGTGCTTCCGCTGTGGGCCAACCATCTCGGGCTGAACGCGGCCCAGACGAGCCTCATCTTCGGCATCGCGAGTGCCGTCGACATGTCCCTGTTCTATCCAGCGGGCAAGATCATGGACAGGTTCGGGCGGCTCGCCATCGCGGTTCCCGGGAACGCGCTCAACGGCATCGGCGTCATGTTGCTGCCCCTCACGCAGAACACGCTGTGGTTCGTCGTCGTCGCGATGGTGCTCAGTGCCGGCAACGGGCTCACGGCGGGCATCGGCATGACGCTGGGTGCCGACGTCGCTCCGGCGGAGGGCAAGGTGCGGTTCCTGTCCGTGTGGCGACTCATGGCCGACGCGGGCAATGCCTTCGGTCCCGTCGCCGTGTCCGCCGTGACCGCGGCCGCGGCCCTGAGTCTGGGCATCGTCTCGGTCGGCTCGTTCGGCGTCCTGGCCGCCCTCGCATTCGCCTACTGGGCGCCGAAGTACTCGCCCCTTGCCACGCTGGCTGGCGTTCGCCGCCACCGGGAGGAGGCGGCGGTGGAGGCGGAGGCGCAGAAGCAACTGTCCGGGAAGCCGTGA
- a CDS encoding isochorismatase family protein produces MARVWDQFLSEQDRAHIAASKPKRRYGYGNRAAVISIDNYRGVVGDERLPLMEAVKKWPGATGLAGWAALDNIKVLFAGARAAGVPIIHITGLREEDSGVPGWSSRRGKRGTTLGEGDPVAAAERYSRRYDIVDEAAPLPGEVVLRKTTPSAFLGTPLLMQLNNLGIDTLIVAGESVSGCVRATVVDGCSYRLNMIVVEECVYDRHEAPRAINLFDMDQKYADVVPLAEVLDYLAAVKVTPAAVDEPNGRGHDG; encoded by the coding sequence ATGGCGCGGGTGTGGGACCAGTTCTTGTCGGAGCAGGACAGAGCGCATATTGCGGCGAGCAAGCCGAAGCGCCGCTACGGCTACGGGAATCGCGCCGCCGTCATCTCGATCGACAACTACCGCGGTGTCGTCGGCGACGAGCGGCTCCCGCTCATGGAGGCCGTCAAGAAGTGGCCGGGCGCGACCGGACTGGCCGGCTGGGCGGCGCTGGACAACATCAAGGTGCTCTTCGCCGGCGCCCGCGCTGCCGGGGTGCCGATCATCCACATCACCGGGCTTCGCGAGGAAGACTCCGGCGTCCCGGGATGGTCGTCACGACGCGGCAAGCGCGGCACGACGCTCGGCGAGGGCGACCCGGTGGCGGCGGCGGAACGCTACAGCCGCCGCTACGACATCGTCGACGAGGCCGCCCCGCTGCCCGGCGAGGTGGTGCTCCGCAAGACGACCCCGAGCGCCTTCCTCGGGACGCCCCTGCTCATGCAGCTCAACAACCTGGGCATCGACACCCTCATCGTCGCGGGCGAGTCGGTGAGCGGCTGCGTCCGTGCGACCGTCGTCGACGGGTGCTCCTACCGGCTCAACATGATCGTCGTCGAGGAGTGCGTCTACGACCGGCACGAGGCGCCGCGGGCCATCAACCTCTTCGACATGGATCAGAAGTACGCGGATGTCGTACCCCTGGCCGAGGTCCTCGACTATCTGGCCGCTGTCAAGGTCACGCCGGCGGCGGTTGACGAACCAAATGGGCGAGGGCATGATGGTTAG
- a CDS encoding TAXI family TRAP transporter solute-binding subunit, with product MSKSLIFAGSGVGEPWWVVGDVTRRLLEPLGYEVEVLSKSGSTNNPRYVGGGKADVGACVVQTLGWATRREHLFKDDDIAPLRAVGRLVRPAWLAAAARWELGFTSLKEIGESNYPVRVQTHDLSSIAGVVPNELLKYYHLTKDEVEARGGTVKEIGKGDFRAGDADVIIANLYMGRTAVTKHWYTASEHENLRFFDFDDELLDQFEARGEGTRGEIPFHFLRGVDRRVKVLQRNLDIIIYLPESADEQFVYDLTKLYDTNREVFFNQAVHMVWDPAAVTSTAPLELHAGARRYYEEAGRL from the coding sequence ATGTCTAAGAGTCTGATATTTGCCGGTAGCGGCGTCGGCGAGCCGTGGTGGGTGGTCGGCGACGTCACCCGGCGCCTGCTCGAGCCGCTCGGCTACGAGGTCGAGGTGCTCAGCAAGTCCGGGTCCACCAACAACCCCCGGTATGTCGGCGGTGGCAAGGCCGATGTCGGTGCGTGTGTCGTCCAGACGTTGGGCTGGGCGACCCGCCGGGAGCACCTTTTCAAGGACGACGACATCGCGCCGCTGCGCGCGGTCGGCCGCCTGGTGCGTCCGGCCTGGCTTGCCGCCGCGGCACGCTGGGAGCTGGGCTTCACGAGCCTGAAGGAGATCGGGGAGTCGAACTATCCGGTGCGGGTCCAGACCCACGACCTGTCGTCGATCGCCGGGGTTGTTCCCAACGAGCTGCTGAAGTACTACCACCTGACCAAGGACGAGGTGGAGGCGCGCGGCGGCACCGTCAAGGAGATCGGCAAGGGTGACTTCCGGGCCGGCGACGCGGACGTCATCATCGCGAACCTCTACATGGGACGCACGGCGGTCACGAAGCACTGGTACACCGCGTCGGAGCACGAGAACCTGCGCTTCTTCGATTTCGACGACGAGTTGCTCGACCAGTTCGAGGCACGCGGCGAGGGCACCCGCGGTGAGATCCCGTTCCATTTCCTGCGCGGGGTCGACCGACGCGTCAAGGTGTTGCAGCGCAATCTCGACATCATCATCTACCTGCCGGAGTCGGCGGACGAGCAGTTCGTCTACGACCTCACGAAGCTCTACGACACCAACCGCGAGGTGTTCTTCAACCAGGCGGTTCACATGGTGTGGGACCCGGCGGCCGTGACGTCGACCGCTCCGCTGGAACTGCACGCGGGTGCCCGGCGCTACTACGAAGAGGCCGGGCGTCTGTAG
- a CDS encoding TAXI family TRAP transporter solute-binding subunit, translating into MPRIRFAGSSVGEPWWVVGDVTRQLLEPLGYQVEVLSESGSTKNPRYVGGGKAELGASVIPTIRWAVNGEHLYQGETFAPMRAIGRLVRPAWLGIAVRAELGFTTIEEVAASGYPLRLETHALDTIAAVLPMEVLTHYHLTPDEIAAKGGTTRVIGRGDYRAGDADFIIGNLYLGRTAVTQSWFTATEHQNMRFLELGDDILAQLTANGHGQPGEIPFHLLRGVDRPIKALQQAIDLLIYCPADADEDFVHTLTRLYDTNRGIFFNQSFHMAWDPARAVHTGPLQLHPGAERYYREAGLLQAPEASNSQSAPSEGEL; encoded by the coding sequence ATGCCAAGGATTAGATTCGCGGGCAGTTCGGTCGGCGAACCCTGGTGGGTCGTCGGTGACGTCACCCGGCAACTGCTGGAACCGCTCGGCTACCAGGTCGAGGTGCTCTCCGAGTCCGGCTCGACGAAGAACCCGCGCTACGTCGGCGGCGGCAAGGCCGAGCTCGGCGCGTCGGTCATTCCGACGATCCGCTGGGCCGTCAACGGTGAGCATCTCTACCAGGGCGAGACCTTCGCGCCGATGCGCGCCATCGGGCGGCTGGTTCGCCCCGCCTGGCTGGGCATCGCGGTGCGCGCCGAACTGGGTTTCACGACCATCGAAGAGGTCGCCGCCTCCGGCTATCCGTTGCGCCTGGAGACGCACGCACTGGACACGATCGCCGCCGTCCTCCCGATGGAGGTGCTCACCCACTACCACCTCACGCCCGACGAGATCGCGGCGAAGGGCGGCACCACCCGGGTCATCGGCAGGGGCGACTACCGGGCGGGCGACGCCGACTTCATCATCGGCAACCTCTACCTGGGTCGCACCGCGGTGACCCAGAGCTGGTTCACCGCGACCGAGCACCAGAACATGCGGTTCCTGGAGTTGGGCGACGACATCCTCGCCCAGTTGACGGCGAACGGACATGGCCAGCCCGGGGAGATCCCCTTCCACCTCCTGCGCGGGGTGGATCGCCCGATCAAGGCCCTCCAGCAGGCCATCGACCTGCTCATCTACTGCCCGGCCGACGCCGACGAGGACTTCGTGCACACCTTGACGAGGCTCTACGACACCAACCGGGGCATCTTCTTCAACCAGTCCTTCCACATGGCCTGGGACCCGGCACGAGCCGTGCACACCGGCCCGCTCCAACTGCACCCGGGCGCCGAGCGCTACTACCGGGAGGCCGGCCTGCTCCAGGCCCCGGAGGCGTCGAACTCGCAGTCAGCACCGTCAGAAGGAGAGTTGTGA
- a CDS encoding ethanolamine ammonia-lyase reactivating factor EutA: MTGVVDDEHFDGEPDDYAMWAVDNVILNSVGVDVGSATTQIAFSRLHLKRHSADLTSRYVVVSRELVFDGGVRLTPYVDGDLIDALALGEMLDAAYAGSGWTADDIDTGAVILTGEALRRANSEAIAQVVARRAGQLVCATAGHHMEALLAAYGSGAVRQSHDEGSVILNIDIGGGTTKLTLVDAGRVVGTAAFLVGGRLVAVDGDGRLIRLEPGGVRHAAAAGFDWALGAAVAPADLAAVGEHLAQELADAVGGRPDLFLTPPLAVPARVDGVVVSGGVSAYLHGRETREFGDLGPSLAAGLKRRFDEGVFPGPLRVGEEAIRATVVGASEHTVQLSGLTGYVSDPDASLPRRNLPVAHVPAAELDEAALAASIRCAFETRDLADPDREAVLAFTWRGEPRYRRIAALARAVVVGLGDRAVAGRTVYLLVDGDIAMTVGRILVDELGVGASLVVLDGIQLRAFDHVDLGRPRPISGNVPITIKSLAFGHGHV; the protein is encoded by the coding sequence GTGACGGGCGTGGTGGACGACGAGCACTTCGACGGGGAGCCCGACGACTACGCGATGTGGGCGGTCGACAACGTCATCCTGAACAGCGTCGGCGTCGACGTCGGTTCGGCGACGACGCAGATCGCCTTCTCGCGGCTCCACCTCAAACGGCACTCGGCCGACCTCACGAGCAGGTACGTCGTGGTCAGCCGCGAGCTCGTGTTCGACGGCGGCGTTCGCCTGACGCCGTACGTGGATGGCGATCTGATCGATGCCCTTGCTCTCGGCGAGATGCTGGACGCCGCCTATGCCGGTTCGGGCTGGACGGCCGACGACATCGACACGGGCGCCGTCATCCTCACCGGTGAGGCGTTGCGGCGGGCGAACTCCGAGGCGATCGCCCAGGTGGTCGCGCGGCGGGCCGGCCAACTGGTCTGCGCCACCGCCGGCCATCACATGGAGGCCCTGCTCGCGGCCTACGGCTCGGGAGCGGTGCGCCAGTCACATGACGAGGGCAGCGTCATCCTCAACATCGACATCGGCGGCGGCACGACGAAGCTGACGCTCGTCGACGCCGGCCGGGTCGTCGGCACCGCGGCCTTCCTCGTCGGTGGGCGGCTCGTCGCCGTCGATGGTGACGGGCGGCTCATCCGGCTCGAGCCGGGTGGCGTGCGCCATGCCGCCGCGGCGGGCTTCGACTGGGCGCTCGGTGCCGCGGTGGCGCCGGCTGATCTCGCCGCGGTCGGCGAGCACCTGGCGCAGGAGCTGGCGGACGCCGTCGGGGGACGGCCGGACCTGTTCCTCACCCCACCGCTCGCCGTCCCGGCGCGTGTCGACGGGGTCGTCGTCTCGGGTGGTGTCTCGGCCTATCTGCACGGCCGCGAGACGCGCGAGTTCGGCGACCTCGGCCCCTCGTTGGCCGCGGGGTTGAAGCGGCGCTTCGACGAGGGAGTGTTCCCGGGGCCGTTGCGCGTCGGGGAGGAGGCGATCCGGGCGACCGTCGTGGGCGCGTCGGAACACACCGTGCAGCTCTCCGGCCTCACCGGGTATGTCAGCGATCCGGACGCCAGCCTGCCCAGGCGGAATCTGCCGGTCGCACACGTGCCCGCCGCCGAGCTCGACGAGGCGGCCCTCGCCGCGAGCATCCGGTGCGCATTCGAGACCCGCGACCTGGCCGACCCCGACCGCGAGGCCGTCCTCGCGTTCACGTGGCGCGGGGAACCACGCTACCGCCGCATCGCGGCGCTGGCCCGCGCCGTGGTCGTCGGGCTGGGAGACCGTGCCGTCGCCGGCCGCACCGTCTACCTGCTGGTGGATGGCGACATCGCGATGACCGTGGGCCGGATCCTCGTCGACGAGCTGGGCGTCGGTGCCTCGCTCGTGGTGCTCGACGGGATCCAGTTGCGCGCCTTCGACCACGTGGATCTCGGTCGCCCCCGGCCGATCTCGGGCAACGTCCCGATCACGATCAAGTCCCTCGCGTTTGGACACGGCCATGTCTGA
- a CDS encoding TAXI family TRAP transporter solute-binding subunit: MAKELKFAGSGVGEPWWIIGHITRRLLEPLGYQVEVLSESGSTNNPRYVGGGKADFGATVPQTLGWAVRGEHLFQGETFVPLRSVGRVRRPSWLTAAARWELGFTSLKEIGESDYPIRLVTHNLRSIASVVPNEVLKYYHLTKEEIEAKGGTVREIGGNDYRSTDFDVIIGNLYMGRSMVTRHWSAATELMNLRFLDLDDELLAKLTADGHGTPGEVPFHFLRGVDRWVKALDRISDLLIYLPESTDEQFVYDLTKLYDTNRGTFFGQAVQMAWEPSSVTMGDPLPLHAGAERYYREVGLL; this comes from the coding sequence ATGGCGAAAGAGTTGAAGTTTGCCGGCAGTGGCGTCGGCGAGCCGTGGTGGATCATCGGCCACATCACCCGTCGCCTGCTGGAGCCGCTGGGCTACCAGGTCGAGGTGCTCAGCGAGTCCGGATCGACGAACAACCCCCGGTATGTCGGCGGCGGCAAGGCGGATTTCGGCGCCACCGTCCCGCAGACCCTCGGCTGGGCCGTTCGTGGCGAGCACCTCTTCCAGGGTGAGACGTTCGTCCCGCTGCGCTCCGTCGGTCGGGTGCGCCGCCCGTCCTGGCTGACCGCGGCGGCTCGCTGGGAGCTCGGGTTCACCAGCCTCAAGGAGATCGGGGAGTCCGACTACCCGATCCGGCTCGTCACCCACAACCTCAGATCCATCGCCTCCGTCGTGCCCAACGAGGTGCTGAAGTACTACCACCTCACGAAGGAAGAGATCGAGGCGAAGGGCGGCACGGTTCGCGAGATCGGTGGCAACGACTACCGCTCCACCGACTTCGACGTCATCATCGGCAACCTCTACATGGGACGCAGCATGGTGACCCGGCACTGGTCGGCCGCGACGGAGCTGATGAACCTGAGGTTCCTCGACCTCGACGACGAGTTGCTCGCGAAGCTGACCGCCGACGGTCACGGCACGCCGGGCGAGGTTCCGTTCCACTTCCTGCGCGGCGTGGACCGTTGGGTCAAGGCCCTCGACCGGATCAGCGACCTGCTCATCTACCTGCCCGAGTCGACCGACGAGCAGTTCGTCTACGACCTCACGAAGCTCTACGACACCAACCGTGGCACGTTCTTCGGCCAGGCCGTCCAGATGGCCTGGGAGCCTTCCAGCGTGACGATGGGCGACCCACTCCCGCTGCACGCCGGCGCCGAGCGCTACTACCGGGAAGTGGGGCTGCTCTGA
- a CDS encoding cupin domain-containing protein, with product MEKAERTFVRGMYSESYGLDHIRQAQLAAPRVRDESVVVDDGSVGHSGTAEERASSKGRGWWRIGPGDDQFLTQTLQIHFVELAPRSRANGHGHQNEACFYILDGRGFEMHDGIRYDWKTDDLVFVHPDSFHQHNNPYDEKALCLVMKAKSTWMFMGLIQQGRPGPIDRPDEFGEREEWGRIWTPGSVDRKKVVSVEDTTWENTPLGRVRTINSIAQNNHRQWSVDVYELDIPAGGRSGKYWKMADEVMYIKSGSGYSLHWEVQAEIAEKYYARIALEPKRYDFNKGDTLYIPQNTIAQHFAADGTPLRMISSQNRLFKHLGYDAVHYFEPASA from the coding sequence ATGGAGAAGGCAGAACGCACCTTCGTTCGTGGCATGTACTCGGAGTCCTACGGCCTCGACCACATCCGGCAGGCGCAGCTCGCGGCGCCCCGGGTGCGCGACGAGTCGGTCGTCGTCGACGACGGCTCGGTCGGGCACTCGGGCACGGCCGAGGAGCGGGCATCCTCGAAGGGGCGCGGTTGGTGGCGCATCGGGCCTGGCGATGACCAGTTCCTCACCCAGACGCTCCAGATCCACTTCGTCGAGCTCGCCCCGCGGAGCCGCGCGAACGGTCACGGGCACCAGAACGAGGCGTGCTTCTACATTCTCGACGGCCGCGGCTTCGAGATGCACGACGGCATCCGTTACGACTGGAAGACCGACGACCTCGTCTTCGTCCACCCCGATTCGTTCCACCAGCACAACAACCCCTATGACGAGAAGGCCCTCTGTCTCGTCATGAAGGCGAAGTCCACGTGGATGTTCATGGGCCTGATCCAGCAGGGCCGCCCGGGTCCGATCGATCGGCCCGACGAGTTCGGCGAGCGCGAGGAGTGGGGCCGGATCTGGACGCCGGGCTCGGTCGATCGCAAGAAGGTCGTCAGCGTCGAGGACACCACCTGGGAGAACACCCCGCTCGGCCGGGTGCGCACCATCAACTCCATCGCACAGAACAACCACCGGCAGTGGAGCGTCGACGTCTACGAGCTCGACATTCCCGCCGGCGGCCGGTCGGGCAAATACTGGAAGATGGCCGACGAGGTCATGTATATCAAGTCCGGCAGCGGCTATTCGCTGCACTGGGAAGTGCAGGCCGAGATCGCGGAGAAGTATTACGCCCGCATCGCCCTCGAGCCCAAGCGCTACGACTTCAACAAGGGTGACACGCTTTACATCCCCCAGAACACCATCGCACAGCATTTCGCGGCCGACGGCACGCCGCTTCGCATGATCTCGTCGCAGAATCGCCTGTTCAAGCACCTCGGTTACGACGCCGTGCACTACTTCGAACCGGCATCGGCGTAG
- a CDS encoding MFS transporter, producing the protein MLRNRDFSFFWIGTVVSNLGTRATQAAVLYQVYQISGSISVTGLVGVAQGIGTVVLNPIGGVLADRIDRRRLLQASQSVSLLGALFLAVFTFLGNIQVWQILVAVLFVTASSSFDRPARTALIPALVRPEQLPEAIAIVNPSRELAILVGPAFGGLIMSVAGVGWVYVFDTLSYAVLVVLVGFIRVKPLPGGKKAATFAADLVEGAKYVAKRPLILQFIALDLSAQLFGAYRVVLPALATTVLHVGEFGYGILSSLPSAGALLATWTVFRVVRSGGRQGLIVLYSTMAYGVACIGLGLSSILVFTVVAALAVGWTDALATVIRQSAVQLDTPDELRGRVTSLYQVASGGGPSFGQIVVGTLASAFGPAGGMAVGGLVTLVFSGSFLLHRNAVRVYDGPQRVQPVPV; encoded by the coding sequence TTGCTGCGCAACCGGGATTTCTCGTTTTTCTGGATAGGCACGGTGGTGTCGAACCTGGGCACCCGTGCCACCCAGGCCGCGGTGCTCTACCAGGTCTACCAGATCAGCGGTTCGATCTCGGTTACCGGGCTCGTCGGCGTGGCCCAGGGTATCGGCACCGTGGTCCTCAACCCCATCGGTGGCGTGCTTGCGGACCGCATCGACCGGCGTCGACTCTTGCAGGCCAGCCAGTCGGTATCGCTGCTGGGCGCGCTGTTCCTCGCGGTGTTCACCTTCCTCGGGAACATCCAGGTATGGCAGATCCTCGTCGCGGTCCTGTTCGTCACGGCGTCATCGTCGTTCGACCGGCCGGCGCGTACGGCGCTCATCCCGGCCCTGGTGCGGCCCGAGCAACTGCCCGAGGCGATCGCCATCGTCAACCCGTCACGCGAGCTGGCGATCCTCGTCGGCCCGGCGTTCGGCGGTCTCATCATGTCGGTGGCCGGTGTCGGCTGGGTCTACGTCTTCGACACGTTGTCCTATGCGGTGCTCGTCGTGCTCGTGGGCTTCATCCGCGTCAAGCCGCTGCCGGGAGGCAAGAAGGCGGCAACATTCGCCGCCGATCTCGTCGAGGGCGCCAAGTATGTAGCCAAGCGTCCACTCATCCTCCAGTTCATCGCGCTGGACCTGTCCGCCCAGCTCTTCGGTGCCTACCGGGTGGTCCTGCCCGCCCTCGCGACGACCGTTCTCCATGTCGGTGAGTTCGGCTACGGCATCCTCTCGTCCCTGCCGAGTGCCGGTGCGTTGTTGGCGACCTGGACCGTGTTCCGGGTGGTGCGCAGCGGGGGCCGGCAAGGCCTCATCGTCCTGTACTCGACGATGGCGTACGGCGTGGCGTGCATCGGCCTCGGGTTGTCGTCGATCCTCGTGTTCACGGTCGTGGCGGCCCTGGCGGTTGGCTGGACGGACGCGCTCGCGACGGTGATCCGGCAGTCGGCGGTGCAACTCGATACCCCGGACGAACTACGCGGCCGGGTGACCTCGCTCTACCAGGTCGCCTCCGGTGGTGGCCCGTCGTTCGGGCAGATCGTCGTCGGGACGCTCGCGTCCGCCTTCGGGCCCGCCGGCGGCATGGCGGTCGGTGGTCTCGTCACGCTCGTCTTCTCGGGATCGTTCCTCCTGCACCGCAACGCCGTCCGGGTGTACGACGGCCCGCAGAGGGTGCAGCCGGTACCCGTCTAG